The following are encoded together in the Mesoterricola sediminis genome:
- a CDS encoding VanZ family protein yields MRRPWIWALPAALLIVNVWLSSQSALPLGVELAHPLDWVAHATEFAALALALEVAIRTTSRGLPVYRRHLLIFALVSLYGVTDEIHQAFVPGRSPDVLDWVADTLGGGLGLVLSCLPLLHRRWLLTLGWVRGRARRPDPARPLILVADPHWSGELTGLAAATAAHPEADWLFLGDTFEVWVGLPGMETPLQEAFLAWVDARRAQGRWVGLWLGNRDYFLDRHARRFDLMGEGLGGGLEGEGLAFEHGDLINTADRKYRIWNLVSRSGPMWLLARLLPRGAARKLAARLERALATTNRAYKLAFPREAFRAAAAEHPGLTFLTGHFHTQEVEANGLALPWAHEGRFMVWLDGQVKPLAP; encoded by the coding sequence ATGCGCCGACCCTGGATCTGGGCCCTGCCCGCCGCCCTCCTCATCGTGAACGTCTGGCTGAGCAGCCAGAGCGCCCTGCCCCTGGGGGTGGAGCTGGCCCATCCCCTGGACTGGGTGGCCCACGCGACCGAGTTCGCCGCCCTGGCCCTGGCCCTGGAGGTGGCGATCCGCACCACGAGCCGCGGCCTCCCGGTCTACCGGCGGCACCTGCTCATCTTCGCGCTCGTCTCCCTCTATGGGGTCACCGACGAGATCCACCAGGCCTTCGTGCCGGGGCGCAGCCCCGATGTCCTGGACTGGGTGGCCGACACCCTGGGGGGCGGCCTTGGCCTCGTCCTCAGCTGCCTGCCCCTCCTCCACCGCCGCTGGCTGCTCACCCTGGGCTGGGTCCGGGGCCGGGCCCGGCGTCCCGACCCGGCGCGCCCCCTGATCCTCGTGGCCGACCCCCACTGGTCCGGGGAGCTCACGGGCCTGGCGGCCGCCACCGCGGCCCACCCGGAAGCCGATTGGCTGTTCCTGGGCGACACCTTCGAGGTGTGGGTGGGCCTGCCCGGCATGGAAACCCCCCTCCAGGAGGCCTTCCTGGCCTGGGTGGACGCGCGGCGGGCCCAGGGCCGCTGGGTGGGCCTGTGGCTGGGCAACCGGGACTACTTCCTGGACCGCCATGCCCGGCGCTTCGACCTCATGGGCGAGGGCCTCGGCGGCGGCCTGGAGGGGGAGGGCCTGGCCTTCGAGCACGGGGACCTCATCAACACCGCCGACCGGAAGTACCGGATCTGGAACCTGGTCTCCCGCAGCGGACCCATGTGGCTGCTCGCCAGGCTGCTCCCCAGGGGGGCCGCCCGGAAGCTGGCCGCCCGTCTTGAGCGGGCCCTGGCCACCACGAACCGGGCCTACAAGCTGGCCTTCCCCCGGGAGGCCTTCCGGGCCGCCGCGGCCGAGCACCCCGGCCTCACCTTCCTGACCGGGCACTTCCACACCCAGGAGGTCGAGGCCAACGGCCTCGCCCTGCCCTGGGCCCATGAAGGACGCTTCATGGTCTGGCTGGACGGCCAAGTTAAACCTCTGGCGCCCTGA
- a CDS encoding heparan-alpha-glucosaminide N-acetyltransferase domain-containing protein, with product MQSQPLHDLTPSKRCDWLDLIRGWAVIVMIEVHCVNVWLHKGLIPEWLNYLNGLVAPSFILASGYSLALSTFRPDGTLRPFGPTARRLGFILLCAYLLHAPGLTLAEWTVLATPQKYRELFKIDVLQCIVYSLLILQGLARLIRRPAAYAWVAGTLAVGCALAAPYVWQQGVADGWWMPIRGLVNGNPDRGVTALFPLFTWFSFAAFGSVLGVLYRHVRVLPVAGRARWTEARWLGALALAGLLCLAWGTWKGKTWLWGGPWADWELGRLHNHTLPSVLQRMGFICLGGAFLGWFEAVRPRLPGPNPVMAASRESLLLYLLHLNLIFGLLLADPIRLRTGWDWYALGWAGTLTLTALLIGLNLAAGIGWQRVRKDPARAWRLQRAGLMALGVWFVAGGWITYHHFRRSPELATEPYAFLPAARARKGLPPTPDGLSRDPREAAREKARLRGKLTPEERRLLDSKGE from the coding sequence ATGCAGTCACAACCCCTTCATGACCTGACCCCCTCCAAGCGCTGCGACTGGCTGGACCTCATCCGCGGATGGGCGGTGATCGTCATGATCGAGGTCCACTGCGTGAATGTGTGGCTTCACAAGGGCCTCATACCCGAGTGGCTGAACTACCTGAACGGGCTCGTGGCCCCCTCCTTCATCCTGGCCTCGGGCTACAGCCTGGCCCTGTCCACCTTCCGCCCGGACGGGACCCTCCGGCCCTTCGGCCCCACGGCTCGGCGCCTGGGTTTCATCCTCCTCTGCGCCTACCTGCTCCACGCCCCGGGCCTGACCCTGGCCGAATGGACGGTGCTGGCCACCCCCCAGAAATACCGGGAGCTCTTCAAGATCGATGTGCTCCAATGCATCGTCTATTCCCTGCTCATCCTCCAGGGTCTGGCCCGCCTGATCCGGCGGCCCGCGGCCTATGCCTGGGTGGCCGGGACCCTGGCCGTGGGGTGCGCCCTGGCGGCCCCCTACGTCTGGCAGCAGGGCGTCGCCGACGGCTGGTGGATGCCCATCCGCGGCCTCGTGAACGGCAACCCCGACCGGGGCGTGACCGCCCTCTTCCCGCTCTTCACCTGGTTCTCCTTCGCGGCCTTCGGGAGCGTCCTGGGGGTGCTCTACCGCCACGTGCGGGTGCTCCCCGTGGCGGGGCGGGCCCGGTGGACCGAGGCGCGGTGGCTGGGCGCCCTGGCCCTGGCGGGGCTGCTCTGCCTGGCCTGGGGCACATGGAAGGGCAAGACCTGGCTCTGGGGCGGGCCCTGGGCGGACTGGGAACTGGGCCGGCTCCACAACCACACCCTCCCCAGCGTCCTCCAGCGCATGGGTTTCATCTGCCTGGGCGGGGCGTTCCTGGGCTGGTTCGAGGCCGTCCGGCCCCGCCTCCCGGGCCCCAATCCGGTCATGGCCGCCAGCCGCGAATCCCTCCTCCTCTACCTGCTCCACCTCAACCTGATCTTCGGCCTGCTCCTGGCCGACCCCATCCGGCTGCGCACGGGCTGGGACTGGTACGCCCTGGGCTGGGCGGGGACCCTCACCCTCACCGCCCTCCTCATCGGCCTCAACCTGGCGGCGGGCATCGGCTGGCAGCGGGTCCGCAAGGATCCCGCCCGGGCCTGGCGCCTTCAGCGGGCGGGCCTCATGGCCCTGGGCGTGTGGTTCGTGGCGGGCGGGTGGATCACCTACCACCACTTCCGCCGGAGCCCCGAACTGGCCACCGAGCCGTACGCCTTCCTGCCCGCGGCGCGGGCGCGGAAGGGCCTGCCCCCCACCCCCGACGGCCTCAGCCGCGATCCCCGCGAGGCCGCGCGGGAGAAGGCCCGGCTGCGGGGGAAGCTCACGCCGGAGGAGCGGCGCCTGCTAGACTCGAAGGGTGAGTGA
- a CDS encoding DMT family transporter: MNPYVKALPLILAGVLLNAFAQIAMKKGLTAVGGMTWDLPSLLRVGLHPWTLTCLGCYALSVVLWAGALNLVEVNYAYPFLALGFLANALLCRWLLGEGIPPLRWAALGLIVCGVALQAFTGLAKHP, encoded by the coding sequence ATGAATCCCTATGTCAAGGCCCTGCCCCTCATCCTCGCCGGCGTGCTCCTGAACGCCTTCGCCCAGATCGCCATGAAGAAGGGCCTCACGGCCGTGGGGGGCATGACCTGGGACCTCCCCTCCCTCCTGCGGGTCGGCCTCCACCCCTGGACCCTCACCTGCCTCGGCTGCTACGCCCTCAGCGTGGTGCTCTGGGCCGGCGCCCTCAACCTGGTGGAAGTGAACTACGCGTACCCCTTCCTCGCCCTGGGGTTCCTGGCCAACGCCCTGCTCTGCCGCTGGCTCCTCGGGGAGGGGATCCCGCCCCTGCGCTGGGCGGCCCTGGGCCTCATCGTCTGCGGCGTCGCCCTCCAGGCGTTCACGGGCCTGGCCAAGCACCCGTGA
- a CDS encoding outer membrane beta-barrel protein, whose protein sequence is MSKTSTLFLCALAFAGATQGSAAERAFSLELGLARPTSDLKEYNNGTTGLALGGAFQVDLGDGHLLRPRISLTRFQETTGYYALSQAALAVDYLYFLEGRAERGFYVDGGLGIASNRYTCSTNPIYAQADERPVFSVGAGYQFNRAWGVEFRASASKFTDRTTVNAVSNVQFLDVLATYRF, encoded by the coding sequence ATGAGCAAGACTTCGACCCTTTTCCTCTGCGCCCTCGCGTTCGCGGGCGCGACCCAGGGCAGCGCGGCCGAGAGGGCCTTCTCCCTCGAACTCGGCCTGGCCCGGCCCACCAGCGACCTCAAGGAATACAACAACGGCACCACCGGCCTGGCCCTGGGCGGCGCCTTCCAGGTCGACCTGGGCGACGGGCACCTGCTCCGGCCCCGCATCAGCCTGACCCGGTTCCAGGAGACCACGGGCTACTACGCCCTGAGCCAGGCGGCCCTGGCCGTGGACTACCTCTACTTCCTCGAAGGCCGCGCCGAGCGGGGCTTCTACGTGGACGGTGGCCTCGGCATCGCTTCCAACCGCTACACCTGCAGCACCAACCCCATATACGCCCAGGCCGACGAGAGGCCCGTGTTCAGCGTCGGCGCGGGCTACCAGTTCAACCGCGCCTGGGGCGTCGAGTTCCGCGCCAGCGCCTCCAAGTTCACGGACCGCACCACCGTCAACGCCGTCTCCAACGTCCAGTTCCTGGATGTCCTCGCCACCTACCGGTTCTAG
- a CDS encoding replication-associated recombination protein A — translation MTGIPVPLAERMRPRTMEEVVGQAHLLGPRGALRRLTAGGRLPSLVLWGPPGTGKTTLARLLAQATGHTFLEFSGASGSAAELKKFLGENAAQPLFRSVPPVLFLDEIHRFNRAQQDILLPSLERGEAILVGATTENPAFYLNPALRSRCQLLPLKPIAPEDVRKVLDRAWAQERPGLEAPAEALEWLSHWAGGDLRSALAGLETWLAMEAPDLEGLREALGGRLMYDRADGHYDLASAFQKSLRGSDPDAALYYLSRMIRGGEDPRFIARRLMVCAAEDVGNADPMAFIMAEAASRAAEQIGWPEARIPLAQAVIYVANAPKSNATVAAIDAALAAPDAPIPEAIADAHTATSRSAGKGEGYFYSHLDYDRPQAFLPAPLRGQVFHQPRRPQERNWRDKAEPDAGALGALWRAWTEAHPEGGEVPMDAWAETLACSREALARALAKATAGTWSLARVLRALPRDEA, via the coding sequence ATGACCGGAATCCCCGTCCCCCTCGCCGAGCGCATGCGTCCCCGCACCATGGAAGAGGTGGTGGGCCAGGCCCACCTCCTGGGCCCCCGGGGGGCCCTGCGGCGGCTCACCGCCGGGGGGCGCCTGCCCAGCCTGGTGCTCTGGGGGCCCCCCGGAACGGGCAAGACCACCCTGGCGCGGCTCCTGGCCCAGGCCACGGGACACACCTTCCTCGAATTCTCCGGCGCCTCCGGTTCCGCGGCCGAGCTCAAGAAGTTCCTCGGCGAGAACGCGGCCCAGCCCCTCTTCCGGAGCGTGCCCCCCGTCCTCTTCCTGGACGAGATCCACCGGTTCAACCGGGCCCAGCAGGACATCCTCCTGCCAAGCCTCGAGCGCGGCGAGGCCATCCTCGTGGGCGCCACGACGGAGAACCCGGCCTTCTACCTCAACCCGGCCCTGCGCAGCCGGTGCCAGCTCCTGCCCCTCAAGCCCATCGCCCCCGAGGACGTGCGCAAGGTCCTGGACCGCGCGTGGGCCCAGGAGCGGCCCGGCCTGGAGGCCCCCGCCGAGGCCCTGGAATGGCTGTCCCACTGGGCCGGCGGGGACCTGCGCAGCGCCCTGGCCGGCCTCGAGACCTGGCTCGCCATGGAGGCCCCGGACCTGGAGGGCCTGCGGGAGGCCCTGGGGGGCCGCCTCATGTACGACCGGGCCGACGGCCACTACGATCTGGCCAGCGCCTTCCAGAAGAGCCTGCGGGGCTCCGATCCCGACGCGGCCCTCTACTACCTCTCCCGCATGATCCGGGGCGGCGAGGATCCCCGCTTCATCGCGCGGCGCCTCATGGTCTGCGCCGCCGAGGACGTGGGCAACGCGGATCCCATGGCCTTCATCATGGCGGAGGCCGCGAGCCGCGCCGCGGAGCAGATCGGGTGGCCCGAGGCCCGCATCCCCCTGGCCCAGGCCGTCATCTACGTGGCCAACGCCCCCAAGAGCAACGCCACCGTGGCCGCCATCGACGCGGCCCTGGCCGCGCCCGACGCCCCCATCCCCGAGGCCATCGCCGACGCCCACACCGCCACGAGCCGCTCCGCGGGGAAGGGGGAAGGCTACTTCTACTCCCACCTGGACTATGACCGGCCCCAGGCCTTCCTCCCCGCGCCCCTGAGGGGCCAGGTCTTCCACCAGCCCCGGCGCCCCCAGGAACGCAACTGGCGGGACAAGGCCGAGCCCGACGCCGGGGCCCTCGGCGCCCTCTGGCGGGCCTGGACCGAGGCCCACCCCGAGGGCGGCGAGGTGCCCATGGACGCCTGGGCCGAGACCCTGGCCTGCAGCCGGGAGGCCCTGGCCCGCGCCCTCGCCAAGGCCACCGCCGGCACCTGGAGCCTCGCCCGGGTCCTGCGGGCCCTGCCGAGGGACGAGGCCTGA
- a CDS encoding hemolysin family protein has product MAAVILYRALVAALLEAHHALPSLQRRRLLEEAAFPDPRLARLLEKPQALGLAISLWNQALLVILLGLAWPLAQGLPGRGFTFAVLALAYIWTLDLALPTLVVASEPATWISRLFRFYAPVHPVLAPLAEPLARFVERRRADHDRTRVEEDDQVPEEAVTALLEEGEAEGILEEEDRELIRNVVEFGDTVVREVMTPRTQVQGVPLTATRAEAWEAFRSCRHSRLPLFDGTIDLVVGILLLKDLMQVEGDGPLDLRSLAKPPLFVPESKNIGQLLREMQRSRQQLAVVVDEFGAVSGIATLEDLLEEVFGEIHDEHELQAEQVDLGDGEYLLSGQTHVDDLEAITGVACERDGFDTLGGLVMARLGRIPEQGEALELPGLRLTVSRMEGRRILLVHVTVKA; this is encoded by the coding sequence ATGGCGGCCGTTATCCTCTATCGGGCCCTGGTGGCGGCCCTCCTCGAGGCCCACCACGCCTTGCCGTCCCTGCAGCGGCGCCGCCTCCTGGAGGAAGCCGCCTTCCCGGACCCGAGGCTGGCCCGCCTTCTGGAGAAGCCCCAGGCCCTGGGCCTGGCCATCTCCCTGTGGAACCAGGCCCTGCTCGTGATCCTCCTGGGCCTGGCGTGGCCCCTGGCCCAGGGGCTGCCGGGCCGGGGCTTCACCTTCGCCGTCCTGGCCCTGGCCTACATCTGGACCCTCGACCTGGCCCTCCCCACCCTCGTGGTGGCCAGCGAGCCCGCCACCTGGATCTCCCGCCTCTTCCGCTTCTACGCGCCGGTCCACCCCGTCCTCGCGCCCCTGGCCGAGCCTCTCGCCCGTTTCGTGGAGCGCCGCCGCGCCGACCACGACCGCACCCGGGTGGAGGAGGACGACCAGGTCCCCGAGGAGGCCGTGACCGCCCTCCTGGAGGAGGGCGAGGCCGAGGGCATCCTGGAGGAGGAGGACCGGGAACTCATCCGCAACGTGGTGGAGTTCGGGGACACCGTCGTCCGCGAGGTGATGACCCCCCGCACCCAGGTCCAGGGCGTGCCCCTCACGGCCACCCGGGCCGAGGCCTGGGAGGCCTTCCGCAGCTGCCGCCATTCCCGCCTGCCGCTCTTCGACGGCACCATCGACCTGGTGGTGGGGATCCTCCTCCTCAAGGACCTCATGCAGGTGGAGGGGGACGGCCCCCTGGATCTGCGGAGCCTGGCCAAGCCCCCGCTCTTCGTGCCGGAGAGCAAGAACATCGGCCAGCTCCTGCGCGAGATGCAGCGCAGCCGCCAGCAGCTCGCCGTCGTCGTCGACGAGTTCGGCGCCGTCTCGGGCATCGCCACCCTGGAGGACCTCCTGGAGGAGGTCTTCGGGGAGATCCACGACGAGCACGAGCTCCAGGCGGAGCAGGTGGACCTGGGCGACGGGGAGTACCTCCTCTCCGGGCAGACCCACGTGGACGACCTGGAGGCGATCACCGGCGTGGCCTGCGAGCGGGACGGGTTCGACACCCTCGGGGGCCTCGTCATGGCCCGCCTCGGCCGCATCCCCGAGCAGGGCGAGGCCCTGGAGCTCCCCGGCCTGCGCCTCACCGTCTCCCGCATGGAAGGGCGGCGCATCCTCCTCGTCCACGTGACCGTGAAGGCCTGA
- a CDS encoding universal stress protein, whose amino-acid sequence MISRVIVGVDFSDASRAALSRASAWAHRLGVPLVVVHVLQPPAPMLPEAQIALPDPAWLQSMEAHAREHLLQWLEPFGEAAVEVKWGSPAEELVGMADKDALLVVAQVGHSRIERLLFGSTAARVVKHAPCDVLVVREGAAS is encoded by the coding sequence ATGATCAGCCGGGTGATCGTGGGGGTGGATTTTTCGGACGCGTCGCGGGCCGCCCTGTCCAGGGCGAGCGCCTGGGCCCACCGTCTGGGGGTTCCGCTCGTGGTGGTGCATGTCCTCCAGCCGCCGGCCCCCATGCTGCCCGAGGCCCAGATCGCCCTGCCGGACCCCGCCTGGCTGCAGTCCATGGAGGCCCATGCCCGGGAGCACCTCCTCCAGTGGCTGGAGCCCTTCGGCGAGGCGGCCGTGGAGGTGAAGTGGGGCAGCCCCGCCGAGGAACTGGTGGGCATGGCCGACAAGGACGCCCTCCTCGTGGTGGCCCAGGTGGGCCACTCCCGCATCGAGCGCCTGCTCTTCGGCAGCACCGCGGCCCGCGTCGTCAAGCACGCGCCCTGCGATGTCCTGGTGGTCCGGGAGGGGGCTGCATCCTAG
- a CDS encoding pirin family protein, whose translation MITLRPSNERGHFDFGWLDTRHSFAFGQYQDPAHLSFHALRVLNEDVVQPGQGFGTHGHRDMEILTWVLEGALAHRDSTGNEGVLRPGDAQRMSAGSGIRHSEYNASASERVHFLQIWLFPEREGLTPGYEQRAFPEEGRRNRWALLASPDGAEGSLAWRTDARLHVADLEAGRQVALDLAPGRAAWVQVARGRVEVNGVGLGAGDGAALEGESSVRIHAATGAEVLLFDLA comes from the coding sequence ATGATCACCCTTCGCCCCTCGAACGAACGCGGTCACTTCGATTTCGGCTGGCTCGACACCCGCCATTCCTTCGCCTTCGGCCAGTACCAGGACCCGGCCCACCTGAGCTTCCACGCCCTGCGGGTGCTCAACGAGGACGTGGTGCAGCCCGGCCAGGGTTTCGGCACCCACGGCCACCGGGACATGGAGATCCTCACGTGGGTCCTGGAGGGCGCCCTGGCCCACCGGGACAGCACCGGCAACGAGGGCGTGCTCCGGCCCGGGGACGCGCAGCGCATGTCGGCGGGGTCCGGCATCCGCCACAGCGAATACAACGCCTCGGCCTCGGAGCGGGTCCACTTCCTCCAGATCTGGCTGTTCCCCGAACGGGAGGGCCTGACGCCCGGCTACGAGCAGCGCGCCTTCCCGGAGGAGGGGCGCCGGAACCGCTGGGCCCTCCTGGCCAGCCCCGACGGGGCGGAAGGCTCCCTGGCATGGCGCACCGACGCCCGGCTCCACGTGGCCGACCTGGAGGCGGGACGCCAGGTGGCCCTGGACCTGGCCCCGGGCCGCGCCGCCTGGGTCCAGGTCGCCCGGGGGCGGGTGGAGGTGAACGGCGTGGGCCTGGGCGCCGGCGACGGGGCCGCCCTCGAAGGGGAGTCCTCCGTGCGGATCCACGCCGCCACGGGGGCCGAGGTCCTGCTCTTCGACCTGGCCTGA
- a CDS encoding HD domain-containing phosphohydrolase, whose amino-acid sequence MTQAGPRALPIDWPLPGQDPNDINILVVDDQEIVRVALLRTLRQHGFSCHEAADAFQTLELLDQRPIDLVLSDIQMPGMTGLSLVKAVAHRIPQVAFVMVSSLDNTEMAMECLRNGAYGYVLKPFKTNDILIAVANALRRRMLELDYLDREAVLARRVQEQTLEIKASREEVALRLISASEHRDNETGAHVRRIGLYAAEMGRLLGWDPARQEAIRAAAPMHDIGKIGVPDRILQKEGALTEEEWIIMKTHTAMGANILRDSKVPFIQMGARIAACHHEKWDGSGYPVGLAGEAIPIEARITCLVDIYDALIHRRVYKRAWEEKDVLAYLRENGGKLFDPALTSLFFEHYDTFAAIAQAHPDTFVEPDFL is encoded by the coding sequence ATGACCCAAGCCGGCCCCCGCGCCCTGCCCATCGACTGGCCCCTGCCGGGCCAGGATCCCAACGACATCAATATCCTCGTTGTGGATGACCAGGAGATCGTCCGGGTCGCGCTGCTCCGGACCCTTCGCCAGCATGGCTTCTCCTGCCACGAGGCCGCGGACGCCTTCCAGACCCTGGAGCTCCTGGACCAGCGGCCCATCGACCTGGTCCTCTCCGATATCCAGATGCCGGGCATGACGGGCCTCTCCCTGGTGAAGGCGGTGGCCCACCGCATCCCCCAGGTGGCCTTCGTCATGGTCAGTTCCCTGGACAACACGGAGATGGCCATGGAGTGCCTGCGGAACGGGGCCTACGGCTACGTCCTCAAGCCCTTCAAGACCAACGACATCCTCATCGCCGTGGCCAACGCCCTGCGCCGGCGGATGCTGGAGCTGGACTACCTGGACCGGGAGGCGGTCCTGGCCCGGCGGGTCCAGGAACAGACCCTGGAGATCAAGGCCTCCCGGGAAGAGGTGGCCCTGCGGCTCATCTCCGCGTCCGAGCACCGGGACAACGAAACGGGCGCCCACGTGCGCCGCATCGGCCTCTACGCCGCGGAAATGGGCCGGCTCCTGGGCTGGGATCCGGCGCGGCAGGAGGCCATTCGAGCGGCAGCGCCCATGCACGACATCGGCAAGATCGGCGTGCCCGACCGGATCCTCCAGAAGGAGGGCGCCCTCACGGAGGAGGAGTGGATCATCATGAAGACCCACACCGCCATGGGGGCCAACATCCTGCGGGATTCCAAGGTGCCCTTCATCCAGATGGGGGCCCGCATCGCCGCCTGCCACCACGAAAAGTGGGACGGGTCCGGCTACCCGGTGGGCTTGGCCGGGGAGGCGATCCCCATCGAGGCCCGGATCACCTGCCTGGTGGACATCTACGACGCCCTGATCCACCGGCGTGTGTACAAGCGGGCCTGGGAGGAGAAGGACGTGCTCGCCTACCTCCGGGAGAACGGCGGCAAGCTCTTCGACCCCGCACTCACCAGCCTCTTCTTCGAGCACTACGACACCTTCGCGGCCATCGCCCAGGCGCACCCCGACACCTTCGTGGAGCCGGATTTCCTCTGA
- a CDS encoding DUF4136 domain-containing protein translates to MRLKTLAIPLALAALAGCAPYSIRYDYDSHAPYAGYKTFDWYAKSAKANGKSDGVQNPIMDRRVRGAVERELAAKGLRMEKTGEPDVLITYYPVYRQGTVYTTTTVGPHYGWWRPWGYGVGASFTEARTFREGSIILEIVDNKTNQLVWQAVAEGALTGLDDPEDAEHQVGKAVHEMLSRFPPPAH, encoded by the coding sequence ATGCGCCTGAAGACCCTCGCGATCCCCCTCGCCCTCGCGGCCCTGGCCGGGTGCGCGCCCTATTCCATCCGCTACGACTACGACAGCCACGCCCCCTACGCGGGCTACAAGACCTTCGACTGGTACGCCAAGAGCGCCAAGGCCAACGGCAAGTCCGACGGGGTCCAGAATCCCATCATGGACCGCCGCGTCCGCGGCGCCGTGGAGCGGGAGCTCGCGGCCAAGGGCCTGCGCATGGAAAAGACCGGCGAGCCCGATGTCCTGATCACCTACTACCCGGTCTACCGGCAGGGCACGGTGTACACCACGACGACCGTGGGCCCCCACTACGGCTGGTGGCGCCCCTGGGGCTACGGGGTGGGCGCCAGCTTCACGGAGGCCCGCACCTTCCGGGAGGGCTCGATCATCCTGGAAATCGTGGATAACAAGACCAACCAGCTCGTTTGGCAGGCGGTGGCCGAGGGGGCCCTCACCGGCCTGGACGACCCCGAGGACGCCGAGCACCAGGTGGGCAAGGCCGTCCACGAAATGCTCAGCCGGTTCCCGCCCCCGGCCCATTGA
- a CDS encoding ArnT family glycosyltransferase, with amino-acid sequence MSGTSFEGPSCSLPASPAPGPVRAWLHRNRVPLLFALLLLAVFACRDLWSPDEPDFAQCVKEMRLRGTWLLPWLNGEPYSEKPILFYWLMKASVIAGEKLTGGLGFTQGVAAWALRLPSVAASAIFVFGYRRWAARFLQADLGDLACLILVSTPIWLWQSQLIQIDMVFAALLAWSWLAWAAGWLLVRDHARPRYPLEERTWFLSAYLCLGLAFLAKGPLALVLSAGVAGTFLAIQRDLKVLGRIHLGKGLLLLAAVIAPWYVAAAVSGGPAYAYQMIVHQNFERALKAWDHIQPFYQYGLYLAGDFFPWTLLLPALALFIGRSGAARSPLARFLLAAVLAPLVLLSCSQSKQSKYILMIYPFLALLMAALLQPLAVEAVSPARIRRLGGTLAAALGLPALALAAVAFAHAGGARLQAEVAPYLGPLRLCALILVLGSVSLAARAWLGEGRHLVRETAVTLGLCFLVAGTWGFQRLDARKGYRVWTAQAAPLLHGRKVVYWQTIRSGVMVYTDQLMPEIRTVAQLEAVGPEDRVVTMRRDWEDKGTGLDDGTRARFEILLRVPVGGGEALLLRKRS; translated from the coding sequence ATGTCCGGAACCTCCTTCGAAGGCCCCTCCTGCAGCCTCCCCGCGTCCCCGGCGCCGGGGCCCGTCCGGGCCTGGCTGCACCGGAACCGGGTGCCCCTCCTCTTCGCCCTCCTGCTCCTGGCCGTCTTCGCCTGCCGGGACCTGTGGTCCCCGGACGAACCCGATTTCGCCCAGTGCGTGAAGGAGATGCGGCTCCGGGGAACCTGGCTGCTGCCCTGGCTCAACGGGGAGCCCTATTCGGAAAAGCCCATCCTCTTCTACTGGCTGATGAAGGCCTCGGTGATCGCGGGCGAGAAGCTCACCGGGGGCCTCGGCTTCACCCAGGGGGTCGCGGCCTGGGCCCTGCGCCTGCCCAGCGTGGCGGCCTCGGCGATCTTCGTCTTCGGGTACCGCCGGTGGGCGGCGCGCTTCCTCCAGGCGGACCTGGGCGACCTGGCCTGCCTGATCCTGGTCTCGACGCCCATCTGGCTCTGGCAGTCCCAGCTGATCCAGATCGACATGGTCTTCGCGGCGCTGCTGGCCTGGAGCTGGCTGGCCTGGGCCGCGGGGTGGCTCCTGGTCCGGGACCACGCGCGGCCCCGGTACCCCCTGGAGGAGCGCACCTGGTTCCTCTCCGCCTACCTGTGCCTGGGCCTGGCCTTCCTCGCCAAGGGCCCCCTCGCCCTGGTCCTCTCCGCCGGCGTGGCGGGCACCTTCCTGGCCATCCAGCGGGACCTCAAGGTGCTGGGCCGGATCCACCTGGGCAAGGGCCTCCTCCTCCTGGCCGCGGTCATCGCCCCCTGGTACGTGGCCGCCGCCGTCAGCGGCGGACCGGCCTACGCCTACCAGATGATCGTCCACCAGAACTTCGAGCGGGCCCTGAAGGCCTGGGACCATATCCAGCCCTTCTACCAGTACGGGCTCTACCTGGCCGGCGACTTCTTCCCCTGGACCCTGCTCCTCCCCGCCCTGGCCCTCTTCATCGGCCGATCCGGGGCGGCCAGGAGCCCCCTGGCCCGCTTCCTTCTGGCGGCGGTGCTGGCGCCCCTCGTGCTGCTCAGCTGCTCCCAGAGCAAGCAGAGCAAGTACATCCTCATGATCTACCCCTTCCTGGCCCTGCTGATGGCGGCCCTCCTCCAGCCCCTGGCCGTGGAGGCCGTCTCCCCCGCCCGGATCCGCCGCCTGGGGGGCACCCTCGCCGCCGCCCTGGGCCTCCCCGCCCTGGCCCTGGCCGCCGTGGCCTTCGCCCATGCCGGAGGCGCCCGGCTCCAGGCGGAGGTGGCGCCCTACCTGGGCCCCCTGCGCCTCTGCGCCCTGATTCTGGTCCTGGGTTCCGTCTCCCTCGCGGCCCGCGCCTGGCTGGGCGAAGGGCGCCACCTGGTCCGGGAGACCGCCGTGACCCTGGGGCTCTGCTTCCTGGTGGCCGGCACCTGGGGCTTCCAGCGCCTGGACGCCCGCAAGGGCTACCGGGTGTGGACCGCCCAGGCGGCGCCCCTCCTCCATGGACGCAAGGTCGTCTACTGGCAGACCATCCGCAGCGGCGTCATGGTCTACACCGACCAGCTCATGCCCGAGATCCGCACCGTGGCCCAGCTGGAGGCCGTCGGCCCCGAGGACCGGGTGGTGACCATGCGCCGGGACTGGGAGGACAAGGGCACCGGCCTGGACGATGGCACCCGCGCCCGTTTTGAGATCCTGCTCCGCGTTCCCGTGGGGGGCGGCGAGGCCCTCCTGCTCCGCAAACGTTCCTGA